In Huiozyma naganishii CBS 8797 chromosome 5, complete genome, the genomic window CTGATTAAGAGGCACAGTTGAAATATCTAattctacaagaaaaaaagagagtatACATAAACTATAATCAAACTACAGGTATTTTAAGGGAGGCATGTTGAAAAGGTAAAATGTGACACTTGGGCCTGGTAAATGAgcatcttcaagaagaaactcaGCCGGGGTTTGCTGTTTGCTTTACTTGGGAGGATCAAAGTGTTGCTTCTCAATAATGGTTGATCATTACTCGCTATAAAACAAAGCCTGGTCATAGCTCATCTACTTCGCAATTCTATTTTAAGCGAATATATTGTGGTTACTGGTCTTACTTTGGAATTAATGGGACAGAATATGGATAGCTTACATGGTGGGCTCGATTCTATCACACAGTGTTGTTAAGCTTCTCATCGAAATTCTGATCTGAAACATGTTTTCAATGAAGACATTATGGCAAATATATTCCTAATCAGAACGACCTTTCCTATTGCGTTTTCTACGTGGTGAAGCGTCCCAACCCTACGCACTCCTTCAACCTCAACGAACATCTTGAACCACCTTCTTTGAGGCACATATCTACTCAGAAACATGTAATTATCCCAATGCGGTAATTACATGAAACACCAATATCATGGCATTTATCTGACAGTTGGTATATCAGAAAAAAGTGTTATATAACAATGGTAACTTCGCTATCAAGGTATCAAACTACTCCCTCTTTCATAACAAGCAACAATCTAAAAACCAACAATGGATTCTGATGGTCTTCCTCTGCAACCAATTTCATTGGCATTCGATCCAACCTATAACATACTGAATAGCACCTTAGGGTATCTCACAATATACGGTAATGATACGGCAACATTCTATGAGGTACAGTCAATAATCAATAAAACTGCAAGAGAGTCAATTGCATATGGAGTCTGCTGTGGAGCGGTTATTGTAACCTTTGCTGTGATGTGGCTGGTATCAGATAAAAGGAAAACGCCCATATTTATCTTGAATCAGATATCACTGCTGTTCACCTTCATACAATCCGCATTATACTTCAAGTATCTGTTTTCGTACTCGAACTCTTTAGCATACTCTCTGACAGGGTTTAGCCAAAAACTCACGAACTACGACAGACACATCACGGCAGCGGCGGATCTATTCAAAGTCTTCTTGGTTGCTTCTATAGAGCTGTCTCTAGTTTTCCAGGTTAGAGTTATGTTTTCGGGTGATAGCTTTAAAAAGGTTGGGTATAGCCTGTTTTTACTCTCGGTTGGGATTGGGTTGACAACTGTGGCTGTCTACCTTGCTTCGGTTATAATGATCATTATCGAATTGTACGATAATCAATTAATTCGGGGCCCTAGATTCTACAACATTGCAAATATTCTGTTTGCTTCATCCATCAATTTTATGACCTTCATCCTAGTTGTGAAACTGTTCTTAGCCATAAGGTCACGGAGGTTTTTAGGCCTGAAACAATTTGACAGTTTCCATATTTTACTCATTATGTCCGGTCACTCTTTGATTATTCCTTCCATATTAACTATTCTTGCCTACGCTCTTTCGACAAGTGGAACTGATGTCTTGGTGACTGTTTCGACGTTATTGgttgttctttctttacCATTATCATCTATCTGGGCCCATTCCTCCAACACAGCGTCGAATGCAAGTACTTTGGGAAATGATTTTAACTCCACGGCAAGTGGGTTCTATCCCAACAGTTCTAGAAGCTACCTTACTCAGAGCTTAAAGTCAACCCCAACCACCGCAAAAGAGAGCATGAAGGATTATCAGACGCGATTCCGCCACCTATATCGAAAAGAGAAGACTGGTGATATAGAGGAGGAGTATTCAATTAACTCAAAACACAGTGATACCGACAGTTCTGAAGTACCAAAAGATCCGTTCTATGAGATATCCTCGTCACTGTCGAAGGAAAAGAGCgacaaaagaaacacaaCGAAAGGATTAgtgaagaaactggaacTACAAGAAAGCGGCGAGGTAGATGGTTCATTTCGATTATCGACACCAAATACAGAAGCAGACATGGAAGCAAGAAAATTCTGGCTTGATGAAAGCCCGGTAAGCGACCAAACTAGAATATAATTGCAACTTAATGAAGATCGTGAGTGTTAATAAAATCTTATATATACTATTTCTATaatataaagaaaaaaggtaTCAACTTCACTGGTTTGTAAAGACACCATAGAACAGCCAGCCACATATTATGTTGACTAAGTGATGAATCCAAAATAGGTTCCGGACACCATAAATTGTAGAGAAAAATGACAAGTAGAAGAACAACCCTGTAATGATGTACGAGTCGACAAAACCAGAAAAAGTGGGGATTTTAAACTTCGAGTTGGCGGTAACTAATAGTAGAATGGGCAATACTGCAAATATGTTGTGGTGAGAATTGAAGGTGGACTCCCATCTGATTGCCAGGTCATGTAAaaatacaacaacaatagGAGTATCGATTATGGCTACAACTGTCAGCAGCAACAATATGGATATGTTATAGTTTATCAAGTTGCTCTGTCTTTTCCTTATAGTTTCATTACCAGTTGAAACCGAGTGTTTTTCCAAATACGCAATTCTTACGCACGTTCCAAGCTGGATCAAAACAGTTATCATAAATATGAGCTGGTAAGGCACATAGAAAACCACAGCTACCAGTAGCATGATACAAGTTAGAATTCGTTTTTTGTCAAACACTTGAACGTTAATATCACGCCCAGACCAAGTCGGTaaggtttctttctcatttgtgtctttgtAGATATACTCGGATAGCTGTCCAATTAGATAAGCGACAAAATCAATCAGTTTACAGAGGGTGAACAACGCTCCAACTGTCATTACCCCGAAGAGTGGACCAATCCATGATGTGAAAATATCTCTGATTCCCAAATAGTAATAATTGTTGTAAATGTGATACTCCTCTAATAGAAATGGTTTATTCAAGCCCACTGGATCTATCAGTGaaaaaatcttttgaaCCAACTTGTTGTTCGTAATGGGACTCATCAAAAACAAGACAATGAGCATAACAACCCCGTAACTTTTCAGTATTTTCCCCAATGCATCTGGAAAGCTGATAAAGTTTGCAGACTTCCTATAGTAGTTAAACTGGAAACCCAACACTAAAGAAACAAAGACAGCCAAGAAAGCGGGAATCGCTAGTCTGTACCTGATAAAcaacagtttcaaagtcAAAAAAACGTTTACCTTCAACTTCAGGGATATATCCATGTTTGGTGGAACTATTATATTCAAAGACAGATGCCGCGACTGTGTCTCGTCAATTGGGATGTACGGCGAAACGTTGTGCATACTGATGTCAACCTTTTTATTCTGTGCAACGTTGATGTGCCACTTGGTCTCAAAAGGCTCGAAAGTTGCTTGTCTGATAAACGGCTCGAACAAATTATCAGATCCGTCCGTATCCTTTGCAAAAATTGTTAGTCTATAGGAGACTAGTGAATTCCACAAATTTGGAAATATCCAGGTCtgagaaacaaaattttcttgAGAGGGGACGGCAAGCTTTCTGGACCGCAGGGATAGAAGTAAAGGTGTGTCCAAAACAACATCGTCTGggtttttgaatgataCGGTAGCGGTCAGCCAACCATTGTCACCAAGAATGTTCCTTTTCGGTTTCTTTATGATGATAAAATCGTAATCTCGCAAGTCTTGGCCACTGAAATGAAGCATTTTAAATGGAGTTTGGTCCTTTCCCCAAGACGAGTCTGCAGGATAGAATTCATCTTTGGTGGATCTGGGGACAGTGTTGATATCATTTTTGGCATTGACGCATTTGACGTTTGCGCTGGAACC contains:
- the STE2 gene encoding alpha-factor pheromone receptor STE2 (similar to Saccharomyces cerevisiae STE2 (YFL026W); ancestral locus Anc_8.45), whose amino-acid sequence is MDSDGLPLQPISLAFDPTYNILNSTLGYLTIYGNDTATFYEVQSIINKTARESIAYGVCCGAVIVTFAVMWLVSDKRKTPIFILNQISLLFTFIQSALYFKYLFSYSNSLAYSLTGFSQKLTNYDRHITAAADLFKVFLVASIELSLVFQVRVMFSGDSFKKVGYSLFLLSVGIGLTTVAVYLASVIMIIIELYDNQLIRGPRFYNIANILFASSINFMTFILVVKLFLAIRSRRFLGLKQFDSFHILLIMSGHSLIIPSILTILAYALSTSGTDVLVTVSTLLVVLSLPLSSIWAHSSNTASNASTLGNDFNSTASGFYPNSSRSYLTQSLKSTPTTAKESMKDYQTRFRHLYRKEKTGDIEEEYSINSKHSDTDSSEVPKDPFYEISSSLSKEKSDKRNTTKGLVKKLELQESGEVDGSFRLSTPNTEADMEARKFWLDESPVSDQTRI
- the BST1 gene encoding Bst1p (similar to Saccharomyces cerevisiae BST1 (YFL025C); ancestral locus Anc_8.46) is translated as MDKAFRTGAALVKRLLPRKRKEGPRSSSYKTTTQDDQDGNYNRTFTYVSFVGIFMSLLLLLTAFLMKYEGADSSQCTPVWMYPSYAKIEGFDTKYTPLAQKYHLYLYREQDLDKVPLESNEIQLDGIPVLFIPGNAGSFKQGRSIASEAANIYFKSKGILENQVNTRNLDFFIADFNEDFTAFHGKTLMDQAEYLNDAVRYILSLYEESYHYEMVLPQSVILLGHSMGGIVARTMLALENHLPGSVYSIYTLSSPHAASPVTFDGDILKIYGATDKYWRAQLGEEDSFFSRNVSLVSITGGISDEILPADYATVADLIPPENGFSTFTTTIPSVWTPIDHLAIVWCEQLRHVIAKLLLESVDSNTSSKVKPLSERISLAKKHLLSGFEDYATEEGNVRRPEESSHNTDTTYSSGVQFVGENETLVIESTNYDTIQRFIRMDISKVDRDNDALKFTLLTSVEKPEVLFCQNFARLGSSANVKCVNAKNDINTVPRSTKDEFYPADSSWGKDQTPFKMLHFSGQDLRDYDFIIIKKPKRNILGDNGWLTATVSFKNPDDVVLDTPLLLSLRSRKLAVPSQENFVSQTWIFPNLWNSLVSYRLTIFAKDTDGSDNLFEPFIRQATFEPFETKWHINVAQNKKVDISMHNVSPYIPIDETQSRHLSLNIIVPPNMDISLKLKVNVFLTLKLLFIRYRLAIPAFLAVFVSLVLGFQFNYYRKSANFISFPDALGKILKSYGVVMLIVLFLMSPITNNKLVQKIFSLIDPVGLNKPFLLEEYHIYNNYYYLGIRDIFTSWIGPLFGVMTVGALFTLCKLIDFVAYLIGQLSEYIYKDTNEKETLPTWSGRDINVQVFDKKRILTCIMLLVAVVFYVPYQLIFMITVLIQLGTCVRIAYLEKHSVSTGNETIRKRQSNLINYNISILLLLTVVAIIDTPIVVVFLHDLAIRWESTFNSHHNIFAVLPILLLVTANSKFKIPTFSGFVDSYIITGLFFYLSFFSTIYGVRNLFWIHHLVNIICGWLFYGVFTNQ